From Triticum urartu cultivar G1812 chromosome 2, Tu2.1, whole genome shotgun sequence, a single genomic window includes:
- the LOC125538369 gene encoding 60S ribosomal protein L5-1 → MVFVKNQKTRAYSKRFQVKFKRRRQGKTDYRARLRLTNQDKNKYNTPKYRFVVRFTNKDVTAQIVYATIAGDIVMAAAYSHELPRYGLEVGLTNYAAAYCTGLLLARRVLKCRDLDQEYEGNVEATGEDFSVEPADERRPFRALLDVGLIRTTTGNRVFGALKGALDGGLDIPHSDKRFAGFKKDEKQLDAEIHRKYIYGGHVADYMKSLADEEPEKYQSHFSEYIKKGIEADNMEALYKKVHAAIRADPTMAKSTKEPPKTHKRYNPKKLTYEQRKASLVERLNALNSSAGADVDEDDDE, encoded by the exons ATG GTGTTTGTGAAGAACCAGAAGACCAGGGCGTACTCCAAGCGGTTCCAAGTGAAGTTCAAGAGAAGGAGAC AGGGGAAGACCGATTACAGGGCCAGGCTCAGGCTCACTAACCAAGACAAGAACAAGTACAACACGCCCAAGTACCGGTTTGTTGTGCGATTT ACCAACAAAGATGTCACTGCCCAAATTGTGTACGCCACCATCGCTGGTGATATCGTGATGGCTGCTGCCTATTCCCATGAGCTTCCTCGGTATGGTCTTGAAGTTGGCCTTACCAACTATGCTGCAG CGTACTGCACTGGTCTGCTTTTGGCCCGTCGTGTGCTCAAGTGCCGTGATTTGGATCAGGAATATGAGGGCAATGTTGAG GCCACTGGGGAGGACTTCTCTGTTGAGCCGGCAGATGAGAGGAGGCCTTTCCGTGCGCTCTTGGATGTCGGCCTTATTAGGACTACTACTGGAAACCGTGTGTTTGGTGCCCTTAAG GGAGCTTTGGATGGTGGTCTTGATATTCCGCACAGTGACAAGAGATTTGCTGGCTTCAAGAAGGATGAGAAGCAGCTGGACGCTGAGATTCACCGCAAATACATCTATGGAGGCCATGTTGCTGACTACATGAAG TCACTGGCTGATGAGGAACCTGAGAAGTACCAATCTCACTTCAGTGAGTACATCAAGAAGGGGATTGAGGCTGATAACATGGAAGCACTGTACAAGAAGGTTCATGCTGCCATTCGTGCTGATCCTACCATGGCAAAGTCAACCAAGGAACCTCCAAAGACGCACAAGAG GTACAATCCCAAGAAGCTGACCTACGAGCAGAGGAAGGCCAGTCTCGTGGAGCGGCTCAACGCCCTCAACTCATCTGCTGGTGCTGATGTcgatgaggacgacgacgaaTGA